The window CAATCGTTATCCACAAACCCAAGCAAATGGTATCCGCGCGTTTTGTTCGCGCAGATACGTCTGGCGAAGTCGACCGCCCTGGGGTTGGTGCCCAAAATTAGCATATGACGTAGGTTTCTACCACGTACACGGAGGCGGGCAGCTATGAAGCGAAGAGTCAATCGCGCAATGCCAAGGACCAATGAACTGACTACCCAAAATACCGCGAGGAAATGGATAGTGATCATTCGAATTGAAAAGACGGAACTGAGAACCACGAAGCAAGCGACGGCGAGTGTCGTGGCCTTCAGAATGTCTACCATTTCCATGCGGCGCCTGGAAAACCGCCTCGATCTATACAAGCCGCAGAGACTGAAGACCACATGGCAGATGAGAAAGGCTAGGGCGATGATCCCAAAATTAACCACTCTCGTTCGCATCGAGAGGAATTGTTGAAGGGGAACGTTCGATTCCGTCTCGACAATAAAAATAGTGGTTAGAGCAAATGAGAACACCACGAGAATCAGGTCGCACAACTTAACTAAATCGATCGTCAAACGCTGCTTCTCAATCACAATAGCTCTCCGCAGTACCCTTCATTGAGGCTGTTCACACAAAACAGATTACGGGTCGGGGGAAAGACCTAGGATAGACTTGGCGGCGTACACGAGATGAGCAAAAAGGCACCGTTTCGGCGCTCAACGTTGTGCCATAACGAGACCGCAAAAACGTGGATCCTTGCCACTCTCGCTTACCGGAATGACGAAGTGCAATTGAAGACTTTTCTAAAGCCTGCTGTAGATTTTCTCCGGGATCGGGAATGTTCTCTTATTCAAGACCGCAGCCAGGATTGGAACCTTGACGGACCGCAGGTTCTCCGCTACCGCTGCGGCAGCTTCGCGACGGGTAGAGTCGGCCTCAATAATCAATACCAATCCATCAGAGAGCTGGCCGAGGACTACTGCATCCGAGTATCTGGTCAAGGGCGGGACATCAATAATCACAAAGTCAAATTCCTTGCGAAGCTGGTCCACGCGGAGTTTAAGGCGATCCGAGGTGAGAAGGTTTGGGGAGTCTATGGCGACTGTGCCGGAAGAAAGAAACCAAAGATTTTCGCGGCCGATGAGCTTCGTATACGTGCCGATGGGCGCGTTCTGCAACAGTGCTTCTGTGAAACCGTGATGATTTGGCACTCCCAACAATCCGGATAACGATGGAGAACGGAAATTGGCCTCAAGCAAGCACACTCTGCCTCCAGCGTTTTTGGCTAAAGTCTCCGCGACCGACGCGCAGATTCGGCTGCAGCCGTTACCGTGATCTATGCCGGCAAATACCACTACCCTGGGCGGCTCTTGCGTTTGCCGGAGAAAGATTTGCTGGACGAGTCGCAACGATTCATCGTCGGCCCACGTACTCAACCCATTTCCAACGTTGCTCACAACTGGGGCGATAGACGCTCCATTCGGTGATGCGCCAAGAGACTGTTCCTTCTCAAGCTGTTGCAGCAGTTCGAAATGCTTGCTCATTGTTGTTCTATCTCCTTTTGAACAATAACTCTGTCCACTTACTCGAAGCTTACTTGTTGTCAATCGAATTCGGAGAAAAGACCGGTACAGCGACCTTTTGGCCGGAGACGATATGATTCGGATCTGTGATAGATGGATTGATTTTGATGATTTCTCTAAGTACTTCGGGCCGGCATTCCCCAAATCTTTCCGCACAGATTGAGGAAAGCGATTGGCCCTCGCGCACGGGAACCAAGCGCACACCTGCGCTTGCGCGCGGGGACTCAATCGCGGTCTTGGAACGTATCTGAGACCTCACACCGATTGACTTCGAAGAAGGAGCGGCAGCCTCACCTTTGGAGGCATCTTGCCGAGTGCTCGAAGCAACCGTTGGTAAAGTCGGGGCTGCGTTGGCACTAGCCGCGACGGTATTATCCAAAAAAAGAACCCTGTAATCCTGGTGAATCAGCCATCCAAACAGCACAACAATCGCACATATTGCCAATGAAATAACTCCCAGACTGCCTCGCGAAAGCCTGGGGCGACTGATCGTCCGCGAGTGCACTCTTTGTGTTTTGCCGACCGATTCATCGTTCGGGGCAGACCCGCGCGTGCTCTTCGAATGGAGGCTAAGATCGCCAAGAACCTCTCGAATCATTTCTGCGTCGATTGTCTTGCGCTGAAGAGCACATGCCAGTGTTAGCGCATTGAAGCAAATATTGTTGATGTTCCGCGGTATTCCCTGACTTTCCCTGGCAATCAACGTCAATGCGACGTCACTGAATATGGATTCGCTGGAGGAATGACCGGCGACTCTCAGCCTATGTTGGATATATTCGGCAGTCTCTTTGGATGATAATGGCTCCAAATATGCAAAAATTGAAACCCTCTGGCGCAGTTGGAGTAGCTGTGGCTGAGCCAGCTTATCAGCCAGCTGCAACTGGCCCGAAAGGATGATGTGCATCAGCTTCTTGCTTGCCGTCTCAAAATTCGAAAGCATTCTTACTGCTTCCAATACGGAATCATCCAGGTTTTGCGCCTCGTCTATTACTACGATCAGCCGTTGTCCTGTGGCCGCCTGTTCTACCAAGACCTCGTTCAACAGCGTCTGTAACTCGACTAAGGTCCCGCTTGCCTCTTTAATACCGAGATCGATAAGCAGAGCGCGGACAAGATCGACAGGAGTAGTAATCGTCTGAAAAAGAAACACCGTTCTGGCGGTATCCTTCATCCGACGCAGGGCTTCAAACAACAGTGTCGTTTTCCCCATACCGGGGTTTGCAGTCAGAGTTATGAATCCGAGGCCCGATTCAATCCCATATAACAACGACGCAAGAGCCTCCCGGTGCGTGGAACTGGCGTACAGATACCGTGGGTCCGGCGTGACACCGAAAGGCTGCTCGCGTAAGTTGAAATGGCGCAATACCATGGAAACGCTATGCCGTTCTCTTGGAAATTGATACCACCACCGGGATTCCCAGTATGTCCACGATCTCTGCCGGTGTGTGGAAGGATGAATCGAAGTAGTCCACCGCATAGGCTGTAGTGATGCTGACGAATACCGCTCCAGCGAATGCAAGCAGAATTACCGCAAACGGACTGAGCACAGGCAGCACGGGTATCGAAGGCGGAGTCGCGATAGCTACGTTTTCGATCCTGGTCTTGTCAAGGGCATCGGAGGTTCGCTCCTGCTCCCGCTTCGATAGGTACAACAGGTAGTTTTCTTCGTTTGCCTTCTGTTCGCGAACCAAATCGGATTGATCCAGTCCCTTTTCAGCCAGTTGGACCATCTGGGATTGCATGTTTGCAACGCTTGCCTTATTGGCTGCTAAACTGGCTTGTTGGGCAGCAAGATCAGCCTGCGACTTGGCCAGATCTTCCCTGAGCAACTCATACGTCGGATCGACATTCGAATCTTCCGTGACATATTTGGTTTGCTCAGCCTTTTCAAACGCGGCCTTTGTCTCAGCCAACTCACGATCCGCCTCTTGAACGAGGGGATAGCTTGGGTCGTATTTCAATAGCAACTGGCTTCGCTTCGTCTCAGCGGCAAGAAGGCTGGCTCCGAGCTGTTGAAGAAGCAGATCGGCAGGACTAGACGCCAACTGTGTGGTCGAACGCTGTGGCGTCATCTTCATCTGTTCCTGATCACTCTGAATTCGCTTCTGATCCGCAGCGATTGCCTCCTCCGTCGCGTGAACCTTGCCGATAAAGTTGGCCAGTTGAAGATCCAGGTCGGTTCGCTGGAGGTCCGGTGCAACTGATCCGGGGGTCTGTACGAAGTCCCGAAGGCGCGCTTCGGATTCCGCCAGAGCCTTCTTGTATCTCTCCGTCTCGCCGGAAAAGAATTCGTACGATCCTGCCGGCCGATGAACCTCGGCATGCTTCTCCAGATACAAAGTGCTCAGCGAATTCAGGACTGCATAGGAGAGTTTCGGGTCATTTGAGCTATACGAGACATTAATGATGTCCGCCTTCGTAGACGGCTTTACTTTGATCTTTCGTGCAAGTGTCTTAACGGCTTGAGCGACGTCGTAGGCTTCATCTCGCTTGGGTTGAAATATGTCGAGAAGCGAGGCCTTGTGAGCCTGAAGATTGTTAGCAAGAACCACCTTCTCCAAGACGTCCTGGCTTAGGAGCAACTCTGCTTCCGAGTTGATTTCTTCTTCGGCAACTGCGAGCGGCTGCGTGATCGTCTGATTCGACGCCCCCGCAGTGACAAGAGAGTCGATCCGTTCGCGGTTGACAAAGATCGCCATCTGGGATCGGAACTTATAGAACAGAAGAAGTCCAATCGGGGTAATTCCAACAAAAACCACGAGGAGCGTTATAAGGAGTAGCCTCTTTCGACGAAACAATGGCGCTGCCAGTTCTCGAAGCGAGAAGTCCTCGGCCCCTTCGTTGATTGATTTTCCTGCATTCGTCTTAGGCATCTTTTAACCTCTTTTCAATCATGAGTTGAACTGGCAGTACATCGTCTGGCTAACAAGCGATGCTCTAAATCGCTACGGAGTGAGGTACGAACCACCGACGGCTGTCAGGGTGTAAGGAACATACTTTCGGAAGCTGGAAATAAACTTTTCCGGCACGTAAACCATGTCGCCAGGCTGGATCATTGCGTCTTCGTTGACGTGTTTACCGCGAAGAATATCGCTCAGATTGACCTTCTTCACTTCAACCCAGTTTGTGGAGGTTCGGTGGAAGAGGAACACCTGAGTCTTGGCGGTTTGCATCGTCATGCCACCCGCTACTGCGATGGCCTCCGCAACCGTGATATCGGAGCGTAACTCGTATTGTCCGGGCTTGCCCACCTGACCTGAAACGGTAAAGAAGGGCTTTTGAAAGTCCTGGATATCAACATCTACCACCGGCTCATGAAGGATACCCGTGTAGGCTTTCTTGACCGCAAGAGCGAGTTCGGGAGCAGTCAGACCTTGAGCGTAGACACTTCCGGCGTTCTGCAAATTGATATAGCCATCAGGTTGGACGGTTACTGTCTGATTGAGTTCCGGCGTCAATGGGAATGTGAGCAGAAGGACGTCCTCTCGCTGCAAAGCATAGCGCGGGTGTCGCTCTTCGAGTGTTGGGCCGGAGCCTTGTGGGGCTTGTCCCGCCGCCTGATGCCGCCCCGAGACAATGAGCATGCATGTTAGAAACGACGCATAGATCAACGTCCGACTGAGTGCCTTGGTCCTGACCATAAATTACTCCTTGCTTCGTCCAGACTTGTTGAGGCTCATGAGCCCAACGGATTTCTTTCTTAAGCGGCGCGCATGCTTACCGGCTCAACATCTTGCCTTGAAACACTTACGGCAAGCGACTTGTGAATCATTTCAATTGAGATCATCAATCGCGATACTGAATTGGTGCGGATCAGTCTACCTTCCACGCCAGTGAGCGCTCCTCTGACGACCCGTACGAGGTCTCCCTCCTCCAGATACGGAAGAACAGAGTATTCCACTCCCTGAGCGAGCACCATACGAATATCGTCGATCTGCTGGTCGGGAATCGGAAGCGGTCCGGTGTGATTTCCTACGAAGCCAACAATTCCAGGGGTTTTCAGAATTTGCAAACGGTTGTCGTGGAACTTGTTCATGCGCACAAACAAATAGCCGCTGAAAAGCGGGACGGAAACATTCCGCTTGCGGTCGCTCCATTGACGGAGCTCAGATTTGAGCGGCAGAAAATGAGGAACACCAAGTGAATCGAGCACCGATGCTGCGACCTTCTCTTGCCGCGAGCGCGTCCACACCGCGAACCATTTGGAGTCGGGCAGACAATTGTCGATATCGCAATGCATGACATCTCCTCCCGAGTAAGAAGAGTTTCTTGAAGCACTACCATCGAGTTTGAAGCCACTTAGCACAGCTTCGCCCTCTCGGTCCCAAAATAGGCATCCGATTTCAATGGGACCTATGCCCCAATCATTGATAGCTCAAGTAGCGAGAATCAATTCCCTAGTATTGCCCGAGTCTTTCATTAAGCCCAATGAATGTCGACTCGACTTCCGCATGATTCCATTTACAACCTTTGGGTCAAACCGCGACAACCAATGCTCAACGAAATTACAGCGGCCATCGCTTGCATGAAGCTTCCAATCACTTGAGAACATGGCCAGTAAGATGATCGTCGTCAAAGACGCCTTGTACTCCAAATCCCTTGGTTCCAGGTTGGTCCATTACACGTGTAACTATTCCGGTACATTCGATTCGAAGTTCATCACCGCTCATATCCGGTGAAGGAAGGAGAATCTCGATTCGCACCTCGGTTCCGACAGGCGGGTATTTAGTGCACAGAATCAATGCCCCATCCAGCGCCACGTCGCTCGTGAACCCTCCCTCCGTATGTTCCTTCCCGTCGCTCCAGTGGAAGATTACGGGCAGCTGCAGCTTGTACCGAATTGCAGCTCTGCGCTGAACGACGCGCTCGAGAATTGGACCGGGCCTCATAGTGTAGTTGATACTAGGGTGCAGCGAGCAGTATCTCAAGTCGCCGAAAGTTTGATAATTGCATGAGAGGATTTACCCTGAGGCTACGGGCATCTTTCTCTATTGATCTGCTGTGGTGATAAAAGGAAGCGGTCAACGAAGGAGATGGTTTCTCGTGCGATAATAGAGACGAAAGTACTCGTTTCCGAAAATTAATGGTTGCAAAATCTTAAAGTCACGGTAGAGTTGAAGTGTACTTCCTTCGCTTTGCGTCATGCATCCAAGCTGCCGAGTATAAGGCATTGGTGCTAATCATTGTCTGATTCAGCTACAGTGACGTCCCCCGCTTACTGGCAGAAGCTGAATTTTGCTCCCTTGAGAGTTGCGACTATCGTGGCAGGTCAGTTGCCTTGCTTGCTCAAAGTCACTGTGCTCGCTGGAGCAGAAGGAGAATTCTGACTTGCATAAGCCCTCTTCAAATTCGCAGGACCATACGATCTCAAATAAGGCGGGGAGTATCTGGCGCTCGTCGGACGCACGGAAAGAAGAAAAGCTAGTAGCTTTTG is drawn from Acidicapsa acidisoli and contains these coding sequences:
- a CDS encoding UpxY family transcription antiterminator — translated: MHCDIDNCLPDSKWFAVWTRSRQEKVAASVLDSLGVPHFLPLKSELRQWSDRKRNVSVPLFSGYLFVRMNKFHDNRLQILKTPGIVGFVGNHTGPLPIPDQQIDDIRMVLAQGVEYSVLPYLEEGDLVRVVRGALTGVEGRLIRTNSVSRLMISIEMIHKSLAVSVSRQDVEPVSMRAA
- a CDS encoding AAA family ATPase, which encodes MRWTTSIHPSTHRQRSWTYWESRWWYQFPRERHSVSMVLRHFNLREQPFGVTPDPRYLYASSTHREALASLLYGIESGLGFITLTANPGMGKTTLLFEALRRMKDTARTVFLFQTITTPVDLVRALLIDLGIKEASGTLVELQTLLNEVLVEQAATGQRLIVVIDEAQNLDDSVLEAVRMLSNFETASKKLMHIILSGQLQLADKLAQPQLLQLRQRVSIFAYLEPLSSKETAEYIQHRLRVAGHSSSESIFSDVALTLIARESQGIPRNINNICFNALTLACALQRKTIDAEMIREVLGDLSLHSKSTRGSAPNDESVGKTQRVHSRTISRPRLSRGSLGVISLAICAIVVLFGWLIHQDYRVLFLDNTVAASANAAPTLPTVASSTRQDASKGEAAAPSSKSIGVRSQIRSKTAIESPRASAGVRLVPVREGQSLSSICAERFGECRPEVLREIIKINPSITDPNHIVSGQKVAVPVFSPNSIDNK
- a CDS encoding CpsD/CapB family tyrosine-protein kinase, coding for MSKHFELLQQLEKEQSLGASPNGASIAPVVSNVGNGLSTWADDESLRLVQQIFLRQTQEPPRVVVFAGIDHGNGCSRICASVAETLAKNAGGRVCLLEANFRSPSLSGLLGVPNHHGFTEALLQNAPIGTYTKLIGRENLWFLSSGTVAIDSPNLLTSDRLKLRVDQLRKEFDFVIIDVPPLTRYSDAVVLGQLSDGLVLIIEADSTRREAAAAVAENLRSVKVPILAAVLNKRTFPIPEKIYSRL
- a CDS encoding polysaccharide biosynthesis/export family protein — encoded protein: MVRTKALSRTLIYASFLTCMLIVSGRHQAAGQAPQGSGPTLEERHPRYALQREDVLLLTFPLTPELNQTVTVQPDGYINLQNAGSVYAQGLTAPELALAVKKAYTGILHEPVVDVDIQDFQKPFFTVSGQVGKPGQYELRSDITVAEAIAVAGGMTMQTAKTQVFLFHRTSTNWVEVKKVNLSDILRGKHVNEDAMIQPGDMVYVPEKFISSFRKYVPYTLTAVGGSYLTP
- a CDS encoding GumC family protein, which encodes MPKTNAGKSINEGAEDFSLRELAAPLFRRKRLLLITLLVVFVGITPIGLLLFYKFRSQMAIFVNRERIDSLVTAGASNQTITQPLAVAEEEINSEAELLLSQDVLEKVVLANNLQAHKASLLDIFQPKRDEAYDVAQAVKTLARKIKVKPSTKADIINVSYSSNDPKLSYAVLNSLSTLYLEKHAEVHRPAGSYEFFSGETERYKKALAESEARLRDFVQTPGSVAPDLQRTDLDLQLANFIGKVHATEEAIAADQKRIQSDQEQMKMTPQRSTTQLASSPADLLLQQLGASLLAAETKRSQLLLKYDPSYPLVQEADRELAETKAAFEKAEQTKYVTEDSNVDPTYELLREDLAKSQADLAAQQASLAANKASVANMQSQMVQLAEKGLDQSDLVREQKANEENYLLYLSKREQERTSDALDKTRIENVAIATPPSIPVLPVLSPFAVILLAFAGAVFVSITTAYAVDYFDSSFHTPAEIVDILGIPVVVSISKRTA
- a CDS encoding PilZ domain-containing protein; the protein is MRPGPILERVVQRRAAIRYKLQLPVIFHWSDGKEHTEGGFTSDVALDGALILCTKYPPVGTEVRIEILLPSPDMSGDELRIECTGIVTRVMDQPGTKGFGVQGVFDDDHLTGHVLK